From the genome of Paraburkholderia aromaticivorans, one region includes:
- a CDS encoding N-acetylmuramidase domain-containing protein, whose amino-acid sequence MNSSITRGTSVVFLQRALAQENPRLKVDGLSGADTQGALRRFQQRRGLPDTGIVCEQTRALLTQTARDAGLLSSSDVTEASDSLGVAPARLLALIEVESAGFGFLPDARAKILFERHVMYRRLVAAALPAQCWRNEFPEIVNTTPGGYLGGVQEYERFDAASALDRDCAIEACSWGLFQIMGLHWLYLDYASASDFAVSMTIDERSQLDAFVRFIERDAEMLRALQQGRWGDFARRYNGPAYHAHAYDTRLASAVAHFDAVTCGGSA is encoded by the coding sequence ATGAACTCATCAATCACTCGCGGCACGAGCGTCGTCTTTTTACAGCGTGCGTTGGCGCAGGAAAATCCACGCCTGAAAGTGGACGGTCTGTCGGGCGCCGATACGCAGGGTGCGCTGCGACGTTTTCAACAACGGCGTGGGCTGCCGGACACCGGCATCGTGTGCGAGCAGACGCGCGCGCTGCTCACGCAAACGGCGCGTGATGCCGGATTGCTGTCCAGCTCCGACGTGACCGAGGCCAGCGACTCGCTCGGCGTCGCCCCCGCGCGGCTTCTTGCGCTCATCGAGGTCGAGAGCGCGGGCTTTGGCTTCCTGCCGGACGCCCGCGCCAAGATCCTGTTCGAACGCCATGTGATGTATCGGCGGCTAGTGGCCGCAGCGCTGCCCGCGCAATGCTGGCGCAACGAATTTCCTGAGATCGTCAATACGACACCCGGAGGTTATCTGGGCGGCGTACAGGAATACGAACGTTTCGATGCGGCCAGCGCGCTCGATCGGGATTGCGCGATCGAAGCCTGTAGTTGGGGGCTCTTCCAGATCATGGGCCTTCATTGGCTGTATCTGGATTATGCCAGTGCGTCCGATTTTGCCGTGTCGATGACCATCGATGAGCGCAGCCAGCTCGACGCATTCGTCCGTTTCATCGAGCGCGACGCAGAGATGCTTCGCGCATTGCAACAGGGCAGGTGGGGCGACTTCGCGCGACGCTACAACGGTCCGGCTTATCACGCTCATGCATATGACACGCGGCTCGCGTCGGCGGTCGCGCATTTCGACGCGGTGACCTGTGGAGGATCGGCATAG
- a CDS encoding winged helix-turn-helix domain-containing protein has product MSKDSCVVRFDWRHDRVSVGHIAVRVSGQEKEVLRLMVESAGRVCDREALMGVVWGERAIHMDELYLTQLVYRLRKSLRPLSLGDHIVTMPRAGYRFDPEGLQIHAGEAPPDNTVSPPGTFVADELAPRSAGLRHWCARLRPSASYQPASPESIGLPAIHTEEGVVTHAGATVHLTGFERALLQAFVEQPDVTLERHELISRIWGDEQGVDVNRLTRLVSRLRRSLQPLGLDQQLLYIPCVGYRFCRTVPPSPGGIGKGARGSLLSFAAARQALSRVVAALAWIAPWLASRRTVLPIGAALFALAAALAMPADLGNASHLSRPVYALRTGHGAPITCSADFVHRVFIRDVVDSVTESSSPTVPATLDNAWSRIVADLRAAGCRSVTPSAPL; this is encoded by the coding sequence GTGAGTAAAGATAGTTGCGTCGTTCGCTTCGACTGGCGACATGACCGTGTCTCTGTCGGCCATATCGCCGTCCGCGTGTCGGGACAGGAAAAGGAGGTGCTTCGGCTGATGGTGGAAAGCGCTGGACGTGTATGCGACCGCGAAGCATTGATGGGCGTCGTATGGGGCGAGCGTGCGATCCACATGGACGAGCTCTATCTGACCCAACTGGTCTACCGGTTACGCAAGTCATTGAGGCCGCTCAGCCTCGGCGACCATATCGTGACGATGCCTCGTGCCGGCTATCGATTCGACCCGGAAGGACTACAGATCCATGCCGGCGAAGCCCCGCCGGACAACACGGTTTCGCCGCCTGGCACTTTCGTCGCGGATGAGCTTGCACCGCGCAGCGCAGGTCTTCGTCACTGGTGTGCGCGATTGCGTCCCAGCGCGTCCTATCAGCCGGCGTCGCCGGAATCGATCGGCCTGCCGGCCATTCACACCGAGGAGGGTGTCGTCACTCATGCTGGGGCAACCGTTCATTTGACGGGCTTCGAGCGCGCGCTACTCCAGGCGTTCGTCGAACAGCCCGACGTCACGCTGGAGCGTCACGAGTTGATCTCACGGATCTGGGGCGATGAGCAAGGCGTCGACGTCAATCGCCTGACGCGGCTGGTGTCGCGCTTGCGGCGTTCGCTGCAGCCGCTTGGACTCGACCAGCAACTGCTTTACATACCTTGTGTCGGATATCGGTTCTGCAGGACTGTGCCGCCTTCGCCCGGCGGTATCGGCAAAGGTGCCCGCGGCTCTCTGCTGTCATTCGCAGCCGCGCGTCAGGCTTTGTCGCGCGTGGTTGCCGCGCTCGCCTGGATCGCACCGTGGCTCGCATCGCGGCGGACCGTCCTGCCGATCGGCGCGGCGCTGTTCGCTCTCGCGGCCGCACTTGCGATGCCCGCCGACCTCGGCAACGCGAGCCACCTCAGCCGGCCCGTCTACGCACTGCGCACTGGACACGGCGCACCCATCACCTGCAGCGCCGATTTTGTTCATCGCGTATTCATTCGCGACGTAGTCGATTCAGTGACGGAGTCGAGTTCTCCAACCGTGCCAGCCACCCTGGACAACGCATGGAGCCGGATCGTCGCGGATTTACGCGCGGCGGGATGCCGTAGCGTGACACCTTCCGCGCCGTTGTAA
- a CDS encoding NUDIX domain-containing protein encodes MAELPDHDALLTETCLESKTMHQGPFLTLKCDTVRLPDGKHATREYVQHPGAVMVIPLFDDGRVLLESQYRYPMGKVMVEYPAGKLDPNEGALACAIRELREETGYTAREYVYLTRIHPIISYSTEFIDIYLARGLTAGERKLDDGEFLELFTATVPEVTEWVRTGKITDVKTVIGTFWLEKVLSGAWPVGQPQ; translated from the coding sequence ATGGCTGAACTTCCCGATCACGACGCCTTGCTCACGGAGACCTGTCTCGAGAGCAAAACGATGCATCAAGGGCCGTTTCTGACGCTCAAGTGCGACACCGTTCGCCTGCCGGACGGCAAGCACGCCACGCGCGAATACGTTCAGCATCCGGGCGCCGTGATGGTGATTCCGTTATTCGACGACGGCCGCGTGTTGCTGGAAAGCCAGTATCGCTACCCGATGGGCAAGGTCATGGTCGAGTATCCGGCCGGCAAGCTCGACCCGAATGAAGGGGCGTTGGCCTGCGCGATTCGGGAACTGCGAGAAGAGACGGGCTACACCGCGCGTGAGTACGTTTATCTGACGCGTATACACCCGATCATTTCGTACTCGACCGAATTCATCGACATCTATCTCGCGCGTGGTTTGACCGCCGGTGAGCGCAAGCTCGACGACGGCGAATTTCTCGAACTGTTCACGGCGACTGTGCCCGAGGTGACCGAGTGGGTTCGCACGGGCAAAATCACCGACGTCAAGACGGTGATCGGCACATTCTGGCTGGAGAAGGTTTTGTCGGGCGCGTGGCCGGTAGGGCAGCCGCAATAG
- a CDS encoding DUF2818 family protein: protein MSAAGWFIVLLALVGANLPFLNQRLFAAVPLKAAKKSGWIRIAELIVLYFVVGALGFLLEARAGNRFEQGWQFYAITFALFVVFAFPGFTFQYLVKRR from the coding sequence ATGTCGGCTGCGGGTTGGTTTATCGTGCTGTTGGCGCTGGTCGGCGCCAACCTGCCGTTCCTGAATCAGCGCCTCTTCGCCGCCGTGCCGCTGAAGGCGGCGAAGAAAAGCGGCTGGATCCGGATTGCCGAATTGATCGTGCTGTACTTCGTGGTCGGCGCGCTCGGTTTTCTGCTGGAAGCGCGCGCGGGCAACCGCTTCGAACAGGGATGGCAGTTTTACGCGATCACATTCGCGCTATTCGTGGTGTTCGCATTCCCCGGCTTCACCTTCCAGTATCTCGTCAAACGCCGCTGA
- the nuoN gene encoding NADH-quinone oxidoreductase subunit NuoN translates to MQNAPMTALLPDALVMLAVVVAWLNDTFVGQAGRRTTYFIAFFSTLVAGIWFAMNAFDPQVRYYFGHMYVVDSFANVMKAVVTLGYAVSIVYSRRYLEDRGLFRGEFFLLGMFSLLGQLVMISGNNFLTLYLGLELMSLSLYGAIALRRDAAPSNEAAMKYYVLGALASGFLLYGISMLYGATGSLDLNEVFKAIGTSHYDPSVLLFGVIFIVAGVAFKMGAVPFHMWVPDVYQGAPTAMTLMVGGGPKVAAFAWGLRFLVMGLLPLAVEWQQMLVILAALSLIVGNITGIVQRNVKRMLAYSAISNMGFVLLGLLAGVVDSKTTGAANAYGSAMYYSIVYLITTMGTFGVIMLLARRDFEADTLEDFKGLNQRSPVFAFVMMVMMFSLAGIPPAVGFYAKLAVLQATMNAGLTWLTVLAVITSLFGAFYYLRIVKLMYFDEPQDKSPILADTSTRALLAVNGVAVLVLGIVPDPLLKACLQAIQHTLLL, encoded by the coding sequence ATGCAAAACGCCCCTATGACTGCTCTGTTGCCTGACGCGCTGGTGATGCTCGCCGTTGTCGTCGCGTGGCTCAACGACACGTTCGTCGGCCAGGCCGGTCGCCGTACCACGTATTTCATCGCGTTCTTCTCGACGCTCGTCGCCGGCATCTGGTTTGCGATGAACGCGTTCGACCCGCAAGTGCGCTACTACTTCGGCCATATGTACGTGGTGGATTCGTTCGCCAACGTGATGAAAGCGGTGGTGACGCTCGGCTACGCCGTGTCGATCGTCTATTCGCGCCGCTATCTCGAGGATCGCGGACTGTTCCGCGGCGAGTTCTTCCTGCTGGGCATGTTCTCGTTGCTCGGTCAGCTCGTCATGATCTCCGGCAACAACTTCCTGACGTTGTATCTCGGCCTGGAACTGATGTCGCTGTCGTTGTACGGCGCGATCGCGCTGCGCCGTGACGCGGCGCCGTCGAACGAGGCGGCCATGAAGTACTACGTGCTCGGCGCGCTGGCTTCCGGCTTCCTGCTGTACGGCATCTCCATGCTGTACGGTGCGACCGGTTCGCTCGACCTGAACGAAGTGTTCAAGGCGATCGGCACGAGCCACTACGACCCGAGCGTGCTGCTGTTCGGCGTGATCTTCATCGTGGCGGGCGTGGCGTTCAAGATGGGTGCGGTGCCGTTCCACATGTGGGTGCCTGACGTGTATCAGGGCGCACCGACGGCCATGACGCTGATGGTCGGCGGCGGTCCGAAGGTGGCCGCATTTGCCTGGGGCTTGCGCTTCCTGGTGATGGGCCTGCTGCCGCTGGCGGTGGAATGGCAGCAGATGCTCGTGATTCTCGCGGCGCTCTCGCTGATCGTCGGCAACATTACCGGTATCGTGCAGCGCAACGTCAAGCGGATGCTCGCTTACTCGGCGATCTCGAACATGGGCTTCGTGCTGCTGGGTCTGCTGGCCGGCGTGGTCGACAGCAAGACCACGGGCGCCGCCAACGCGTACGGCTCGGCCATGTACTACAGCATCGTCTACCTGATCACGACGATGGGAACGTTCGGCGTCATCATGCTGCTGGCTCGCCGCGATTTCGAAGCGGACACGCTCGAAGACTTCAAGGGCCTGAATCAGCGTAGCCCGGTGTTCGCGTTCGTGATGATGGTCATGATGTTCTCGCTCGCCGGCATTCCGCCCGCGGTCGGCTTCTACGCGAAGCTCGCGGTGCTGCAGGCCACCATGAACGCTGGTTTGACGTGGCTGACGGTGCTCGCCGTGATCACGTCGCTGTTCGGCGCGTTCTACTACCTGCGTATCGTCAAGCTGATGTATTTCGATGAACCGCAGGACAAGTCGCCGATCCTCGCCGACACCAGCACGCGTGCCTTGCTCGCCGTCAATGGCGTGGCCGTACTGGTGCTCGGTATCGTGCCGGATCCGTTGTTGAAGGCCTGCCTGCAGGCTATCCAGCACACGCTGCTGCTCTGA
- a CDS encoding NADH-quinone oxidoreductase subunit M has protein sequence MHAYPILSIAIWLPILVGLLVLAIGSDRNPGPARWMALIGSVVSFLVTIPLITGFDSSTADLQFVEKANWIERFNITYHLGVDGISMWFVVLTALITVIVVIAAWEVITKNVAQYLAAFLILSGIMVGVFSSADGMLFYVFFEATLIPMYIIIGVWGGANRVYAAFKFFLYTLMGSLLMLVALLYLYIQTGTFDLATWQHAQIAMTPQVLLFIAFFMAFAVKVPMWPVHTWLPDAHVEAPTGGSVVLAAIMLKLGAYGFLRFSLPITPDASHFLAPVVITLSLIAVIYIGLVAMVQTDMKKLVAYSSIAHMGFVTLGFFIFNQLGVEGAIVQMISHGFVSGAMFLSIGVLYDRMHSRQIADYGGVVNVMPKFAAFAMLFSMANCGLPGTSGFVGEFMVILAAVQYNFWIAGGAAVTLILGAAYTLWMYKRVYFGAIANDHVKSLLDISRREFCMLAVLAALTLFMGLYPKPFTDVMHVSVENLLSHVAQSKLPLPQ, from the coding sequence ATGCACGCTTATCCGATTCTCAGTATCGCAATCTGGTTACCGATCCTCGTCGGCCTGCTGGTTCTCGCCATCGGTTCCGACCGGAACCCGGGGCCCGCGCGCTGGATGGCGCTCATCGGCTCGGTCGTCAGCTTCCTCGTGACGATCCCGCTGATTACCGGTTTTGATTCGAGCACCGCCGATCTGCAGTTCGTCGAAAAAGCCAACTGGATCGAGCGTTTCAACATCACGTACCACCTGGGTGTCGACGGTATCTCGATGTGGTTCGTCGTGTTGACCGCCTTGATCACGGTGATCGTCGTGATCGCCGCGTGGGAAGTGATCACGAAGAACGTGGCGCAGTACCTCGCCGCATTCCTGATCCTGTCGGGCATCATGGTCGGCGTGTTCAGCTCGGCCGACGGCATGCTGTTCTATGTGTTCTTCGAAGCGACGCTGATTCCGATGTACATCATCATCGGCGTGTGGGGTGGGGCGAACCGCGTGTACGCGGCGTTCAAGTTCTTCCTGTACACGCTGATGGGCTCGCTGCTGATGCTGGTCGCGTTGCTGTACCTGTACATCCAGACCGGCACGTTCGACCTCGCCACGTGGCAGCATGCGCAGATCGCCATGACGCCACAGGTGCTGCTATTCATCGCGTTCTTCATGGCCTTCGCCGTGAAGGTGCCGATGTGGCCGGTTCACACGTGGTTGCCTGACGCCCACGTGGAAGCGCCGACCGGCGGCTCGGTCGTGCTGGCCGCGATCATGCTGAAGCTGGGCGCATACGGTTTCCTGCGCTTCTCGTTGCCGATCACGCCGGACGCCAGCCACTTTCTGGCGCCGGTCGTCATCACGCTGTCGCTGATCGCCGTGATCTACATCGGCCTCGTGGCGATGGTGCAGACGGACATGAAGAAGCTGGTTGCGTATTCGTCGATCGCGCACATGGGTTTCGTGACGCTCGGCTTCTTCATCTTCAACCAGCTCGGCGTGGAAGGCGCGATCGTGCAGATGATCTCGCACGGCTTCGTGTCGGGCGCGATGTTCCTGAGCATCGGCGTGCTGTATGACCGTATGCATTCGCGTCAGATCGCCGATTACGGCGGTGTCGTCAACGTGATGCCGAAGTTTGCGGCGTTCGCCATGCTGTTCTCCATGGCCAATTGCGGCTTGCCGGGCACCTCCGGCTTCGTCGGCGAGTTCATGGTGATTCTGGCGGCCGTCCAGTACAACTTCTGGATTGCCGGCGGCGCGGCCGTCACGCTGATTCTCGGCGCGGCCTACACGCTGTGGATGTACAAGCGCGTGTACTTCGGCGCGATCGCCAACGATCACGTGAAGAGCCTGCTCGACATCAGCCGCCGCGAATTTTGCATGCTGGCAGTGCTCGCCGCACTGACGCTGTTCATGGGCCTGTATCCGAAGCCCTTTACCGATGTGATGCACGTATCCGTGGAAAACCTCCTCTCCCACGTTGCGCAATCAAAGCTGCCGTTGCCTCAGTAA
- the nuoL gene encoding NADH-quinone oxidoreductase subunit L — MSTILNENLLLAIPLAPLAGCLVAGLFGKAVGRAGAHSVTILGVAISFILSAIVFFQVMDGASFNATVYEWMSIGKTKFEVGFLVDSLTAMMMCVVTFVSLMVHIYTIGYMADDDGYQRFFSYISLFTFSMLMLVMSNNFLQLFFGWEAVGLVSYLLIGFYFTRPTAIYANMKAFIVNRIGDFGFLLGIGLLFAFAGSMNYGDVFAKRTELAALTFPGTDWGLLTVACICLFIGAMGKSAQFPLHVWLPDSMEGPTPISALIHAATMVTAGIFMVTRMSPLFELSDTALSFVTVIGAITALFMGFLGIVQNDIKRVVAYSTLSQLGYMTVALGVSAYPVAVFHLMTHAFFKALLFLGAGSVIIGMHHDQDMRNMGGLRKYMPITWITSLVGSLALIGTPFFSGFYSKDSIIDAVKLSHLPGSGFAYFAVVASVFVTALYSFRMYFMVFHGKERFRDPKHPESPMGAEAAAHAHDAHGHGHGHDDHAHEPHETPWVVWLPLVLLAIPSVVIGAIGIGPMLFGDFFQHGVAFDKVIFIGENHPALHEMAEEFQGWASMGLHSVTGLPVWLALAGVVVAWFLYLIRPDLPAVIKRAFGPIYTLLDNKYYMDKINDVVFARGAVAIGRGLWKEGDVVVIDGIVNGSARFIGWFAGVIRFLQSGYIYHYAFAMIIGMLGLLTLFVTLGGK, encoded by the coding sequence ATGTCCACGATACTCAATGAAAACCTGCTGCTGGCGATCCCGCTGGCACCGCTGGCCGGCTGTCTGGTTGCCGGGCTGTTCGGAAAAGCGGTAGGGCGAGCCGGTGCGCATTCGGTCACGATCCTCGGCGTCGCGATCTCGTTCATCCTGTCGGCCATCGTCTTCTTCCAGGTAATGGACGGCGCGAGCTTCAACGCGACCGTCTACGAATGGATGTCGATCGGCAAGACGAAGTTCGAGGTCGGCTTCCTGGTCGACTCGCTGACGGCCATGATGATGTGCGTGGTGACCTTCGTGTCGCTCATGGTGCACATCTACACGATCGGCTACATGGCCGACGACGACGGCTACCAGCGCTTCTTCTCGTACATCTCGCTGTTCACGTTCTCGATGTTGATGCTCGTGATGAGCAACAACTTCCTGCAACTGTTCTTCGGTTGGGAAGCGGTGGGTCTGGTGTCGTACCTGCTGATCGGCTTCTACTTCACGCGTCCGACGGCGATCTACGCGAACATGAAGGCGTTCATCGTGAACCGCATCGGCGACTTCGGCTTTCTGCTGGGTATCGGCCTGCTGTTCGCGTTCGCCGGTTCGATGAACTACGGCGACGTGTTTGCGAAGCGCACCGAACTCGCGGCATTGACCTTCCCGGGTACGGACTGGGGTCTGCTGACGGTGGCCTGTATCTGCCTCTTCATCGGCGCGATGGGTAAGTCGGCGCAGTTCCCGCTGCACGTCTGGCTGCCGGATTCGATGGAAGGCCCGACGCCGATTTCCGCACTGATTCACGCGGCAACCATGGTGACGGCCGGTATCTTCATGGTCACGCGCATGTCGCCGCTGTTCGAACTGTCGGATACGGCTCTCTCGTTCGTGACGGTCATCGGTGCGATTACCGCGCTGTTCATGGGCTTCCTCGGGATCGTCCAGAACGACATCAAGCGCGTGGTGGCTTACTCCACGCTGTCGCAGCTCGGTTACATGACGGTCGCGCTCGGCGTGTCGGCTTACCCGGTCGCCGTGTTCCACCTGATGACGCACGCGTTCTTCAAGGCGCTGCTGTTCCTCGGCGCGGGTTCGGTGATCATCGGCATGCACCACGATCAGGACATGCGCAACATGGGCGGCCTGCGCAAGTACATGCCGATCACGTGGATCACGTCGCTGGTCGGTTCGCTGGCCCTGATCGGTACGCCGTTCTTCTCGGGCTTTTATTCGAAAGACTCGATCATCGACGCAGTGAAGCTGTCGCATCTGCCGGGTTCGGGTTTCGCGTACTTCGCGGTGGTGGCGAGCGTCTTCGTGACCGCGCTGTATTCGTTCCGTATGTACTTCATGGTGTTCCACGGCAAGGAGCGTTTCCGCGATCCGAAGCATCCGGAATCGCCGATGGGTGCTGAAGCCGCCGCCCATGCGCACGACGCGCACGGCCACGGTCATGGTCACGACGACCACGCTCATGAGCCGCACGAAACGCCGTGGGTGGTGTGGCTGCCGCTGGTGCTGCTGGCGATCCCGTCGGTGGTGATCGGTGCGATCGGCATCGGCCCGATGCTGTTCGGCGACTTCTTCCAGCACGGCGTGGCTTTCGACAAGGTGATCTTCATCGGCGAGAACCATCCGGCGCTGCATGAGATGGCTGAAGAGTTCCAGGGCTGGGCGTCGATGGGTCTGCACTCGGTCACGGGCCTGCCGGTGTGGCTCGCGCTCGCGGGCGTGGTGGTCGCGTGGTTCCTGTACCTGATCCGTCCGGATTTGCCGGCGGTCATCAAGCGCGCGTTCGGCCCGATCTACACGTTGCTCGATAACAAGTACTACATGGACAAGATCAACGACGTGGTGTTCGCGCGGGGCGCCGTGGCAATTGGCCGTGGTCTCTGGAAGGAAGGCGACGTCGTGGTGATCGACGGCATCGTCAACGGCAGCGCACGCTTTATCGGCTGGTTCGCCGGCGTGATCCGCTTCCTCCAATCCGGCTACATCTACCACTACGCGTTCGCCATGATTATCGGCATGTTGGGGCTCCTGACCCTGTTTGTAACGCTCGGCGGCAAATAA
- the nuoK gene encoding NADH-quinone oxidoreductase subunit NuoK: MLTLAHYLVLGAILFAISIVGIFLNRRNVIIILMAIELMLLAVNTNFVAFSHYLGDVHGQIFVFFVLTVAAAEAAIGLAILVTLFRSLDTINVEDLDQLKG; this comes from the coding sequence ATGTTGACCCTTGCCCATTACCTTGTCCTCGGCGCGATCCTGTTTGCGATCAGCATCGTCGGCATTTTCCTGAACCGTCGGAACGTCATCATCATCCTGATGGCGATCGAGCTGATGCTGCTCGCGGTGAACACCAATTTCGTCGCGTTCTCGCATTATCTCGGCGACGTGCATGGCCAGATCTTCGTCTTCTTCGTGCTGACGGTTGCGGCAGCGGAAGCGGCAATTGGCCTCGCGATTCTGGTGACCCTGTTCCGTAGTCTCGACACGATCAATGTCGAGGATCTCGATCAGCTCAAAGGTTAA
- a CDS encoding NADH-quinone oxidoreductase subunit J has product MEFTTVLFYIFALLLVVSGLKVITSRNPVSSALFLVLAFFNAAAIWMLLQAEFLAILLVLVYVGAVMVLFLFVVMMLDINIDVLRKDFKRFVPMATLVGAIIVIETALILWHGYGATATALRDTTAAANGMGDWSNTRLIGKIIYTDYIFAFEVAGLVLLVAIIAAIALTTSHKKDSKRQNVSEQVKVRAQDRVRVVKMKSEKTAATVAAEEAAAAAAAAADSAPAKNS; this is encoded by the coding sequence ATGGAATTCACGACCGTACTGTTCTACATCTTCGCGCTGCTCCTGGTGGTTTCAGGGCTGAAGGTGATCACCTCGCGCAACCCGGTGTCGTCCGCACTGTTTCTGGTGCTGGCGTTCTTCAACGCAGCGGCGATCTGGATGCTGCTGCAGGCCGAGTTCCTTGCAATCCTGCTGGTGCTGGTCTACGTCGGCGCGGTGATGGTGCTGTTCCTGTTCGTCGTGATGATGCTGGACATCAATATCGACGTGCTGCGCAAAGACTTCAAACGCTTCGTGCCAATGGCCACGCTGGTGGGCGCGATCATCGTGATCGAAACCGCGCTGATCCTGTGGCACGGCTACGGCGCGACCGCCACGGCGCTGCGCGACACCACGGCCGCCGCTAACGGCATGGGCGACTGGTCGAACACGCGCCTGATCGGCAAGATCATTTACACCGACTACATCTTCGCGTTCGAAGTGGCCGGTCTGGTGCTGCTGGTGGCGATCATCGCGGCGATCGCGCTGACCACGAGCCACAAGAAAGACAGCAAACGTCAGAACGTCAGCGAACAGGTCAAGGTGCGCGCTCAAGACCGCGTGCGCGTCGTGAAGATGAAATCGGAAAAGACCGCGGCTACCGTCGCGGCGGAAGAAGCCGCGGCAGCGGCAGCAGCAGCGGCCGACTCGGCACCAGCCAAGAACAGCTGA
- the nuoI gene encoding NADH-quinone oxidoreductase subunit NuoI: MTAIQNFFKTFFLTELLKGLALTGRYTFQRKVTVQFPEEKTPISPRFRGLHALRRYENGEERCIACKLCEAVCPALAITIESETRADNTRRTTRYDIDLTKCIFCGFCEESCPVDSIVETHILEYHGEKRGDLYFTKDMLLAVGDRYETEIAANKAADAPYR, encoded by the coding sequence ATGACCGCAATCCAAAATTTTTTCAAGACCTTCTTCCTCACGGAGTTGCTCAAAGGCCTCGCGCTGACCGGACGTTATACGTTCCAGCGCAAGGTGACCGTGCAGTTCCCGGAAGAGAAGACCCCGATCTCGCCGCGTTTCCGCGGCCTGCATGCGCTGCGCCGCTATGAAAACGGTGAAGAACGCTGCATTGCCTGCAAGCTGTGCGAAGCGGTGTGTCCGGCGCTCGCGATTACGATCGAGTCGGAAACGCGTGCGGACAATACCCGCCGCACGACGCGCTACGACATCGACCTGACCAAGTGCATCTTCTGCGGTTTCTGCGAAGAAAGCTGCCCGGTCGATTCGATCGTCGAAACGCACATTCTCGAGTACCACGGTGAAAAGCGTGGCGACCTGTACTTCACGAAAGACATGCTGCTGGCCGTTGGCGATCGTTATGAGACGGAGATCGCTGCGAACAAGGCAGCCGACGCACCGTATCGTTGA
- the nuoH gene encoding NADH-quinone oxidoreductase subunit NuoH yields MSLFDTINSGGTQLLGVAWPTVWALVRILVVAVVILLCVAYLILWERKLIGWMHVRLGPNRVGPAGLLQPIADVLKLLLKEVIQPAQASRWIYMIAPIMVVVPAFAVWAVIPFQAGAVLGDINAGLLYAMAISSIGVYGVILAGWASNSKYAFLGAMRAAAQMVSYEISMGFALVVVLMTAGTLNLSGIVASQEHGIFASYGLNFLSWNWLPLLPMFVVYFISGIAETNRHPFDVVEGESEIVAGHMIDYSGMAFALFFLAEYINMIVISALAATLFLGGWSAPFGFLSFVPGIVWLVAKVFFLLSVFIWARATFPRYRYDQIMRLGWKIFIPVCVVWLVVVGFWIMSPLNIWK; encoded by the coding sequence ATGAGCTTGTTCGATACGATCAACTCGGGCGGCACCCAGCTTCTCGGTGTGGCATGGCCCACGGTGTGGGCACTGGTGCGCATCCTGGTGGTGGCCGTCGTGATCCTGCTGTGCGTGGCTTACCTGATTCTGTGGGAGCGTAAGCTGATCGGCTGGATGCATGTGCGTCTCGGCCCGAACCGCGTCGGTCCCGCGGGTCTTTTGCAGCCGATCGCCGACGTGCTGAAGCTGCTGCTGAAAGAAGTGATTCAGCCCGCGCAGGCGAGCCGCTGGATTTACATGATCGCGCCGATCATGGTGGTGGTACCGGCCTTTGCCGTATGGGCGGTGATTCCGTTCCAGGCAGGCGCGGTGCTCGGCGACATCAACGCGGGTCTGCTCTACGCGATGGCGATCTCGTCGATCGGCGTGTACGGCGTGATCCTGGCCGGCTGGGCGTCGAACTCGAAGTACGCGTTCCTCGGCGCCATGCGGGCCGCGGCCCAGATGGTGTCGTACGAAATTTCGATGGGCTTCGCGCTCGTCGTCGTGCTGATGACCGCCGGCACGCTGAACCTGTCGGGCATCGTCGCTTCGCAGGAACATGGCATCTTCGCTTCATACGGCTTGAACTTCCTGTCGTGGAACTGGCTTCCGCTGCTGCCGATGTTCGTCGTGTACTTCATCTCGGGCATCGCCGAAACGAACCGTCACCCGTTCGACGTGGTGGAAGGGGAGTCGGAAATCGTCGCGGGCCACATGATCGATTACTCGGGTATGGCGTTCGCGCTGTTCTTCCTCGCCGAGTACATCAACATGATCGTGATCTCGGCATTGGCTGCAACACTGTTCCTCGGCGGCTGGAGCGCACCGTTCGGCTTCCTGTCGTTTGTCCCGGGCATCGTATGGCTCGTCGCCAAGGTTTTCTTCCTGTTGTCGGTGTTCATCTGGGCGCGTGCCACGTTCCCGCGCTATCGCTATGACCAGATCATGCGTCTGGGCTGGAAGATCTTCATTCCGGTCTGCGTGGTGTGGCTGGTGGTGGTCGGCTTCTGGATCATGTCGCCGTTGAATATCTGGAAATAA